A stretch of Mastacembelus armatus chromosome 1, fMasArm1.2, whole genome shotgun sequence DNA encodes these proteins:
- the tnrc6c2 gene encoding trinucleotide repeat-containing gene 6C protein isoform X3, whose translation MEEKKKKKQEEKIKKDVAQKKATDQKPKDISLQSGPGAQYETSHWGTSLSADSSSSANSWDTVIIDGSDTEAWPSISRSSDLSHPAAPECPLGSTSSNADIGAVPPASSSSSSSSSSSSSSSSSSSSSSSSSGSFLSMATGAAGQQAHYPALKANSNMMTGPGSANTLAGNRGWGSDGKQDGINGGRVGAPNNWGSSNFNLNLNPNANPSAWPVLGHEGSGGSGIGANGLSNSSSLPPGINGNGNIGNGSLGGTDNGGGGWVGMISANENDQPHPSTNTSLSFNMEPSNLNTDGPNHTKQQQQAQEPMSPIHGLTGWGGQSPPESSQLNGDTTGSSVWGSGDNKAADTPKDSGWDSMASGGLSTWGRQGSGGGSSGSGGWGDWGKSSGGGDTSKGWDSVDVGSSGSGQEQQLSSWGQQPGTAPASEGSGDSSEGRSHHRDRSSSMEFAPVLPRQDLDPRVLSNSGWGQTPIRQHTVWEMEEANSDDGESNSSSDTIGGLSSNGGPTSINGGPINMGPSQRPGSGGKSDSEGSSSSGWGGPPPQPIQTGSGWGEPPQSLSKSSNGTTSSWGDPLPTSGPKNGGTPSWGSEDKSPSWDDGPTKSQPTCWGEGSKSSHGWGNGNGGSNGSSTGDWGEPEAKNSGSSSSMWEGEGGNGGNGGWKESPRGGNRGGGWSKTAPPVNNSSWGETSRANGLVQGGWGSSKPQESSNSSTGSGGGGSIGSWGGPGSVKQNTPGWGNVNKQDQGTEPTGWEEPSPPSIRRKMEIDDGTSTWGDPSTYNKTVNMWDRNNPTSNPGNSGPPASKNGGMIMPNNNNNNHSVSTGNNKYHHAHLMHHHDHHGQPPTHLQHHGNNNGSPSNGASHPGAAPQGRPPLANPGWGELPSVQPKSEPSWGEPAAPKSTVDNGTSAWGKPPGGVGRWGDGGHEPSGTYGRANGPPGSAPCKPGPKPMQDGWGSGAEEIGMSTSQWDTEDGDMWNSPTSQESSSSCNSWGNGPKKGPSKGKMGNKPDEAWIMNRLIKQLTDMGFPRDPAEEALKSNNMNLDQAMSALLEKKTDLDKRGMGMSDYSNGMNKPLVCRPSAISKDPSDRTTFLDKDGVMSDDAPPSPFLPSPSMKLPLANSSLPGQGLGQSSPGLAMQNLNNRQIPSGMFGSSGAAQTRAMQQQPPQPPVPPLSSSQPSLRAQVPQFLSPQVQAQLLQFAAKNIGLNPALLTSPINPQQMTLLYQLQQLQMAYQRLQIQQQMMQAQRNVSGPIRQQEQQVARTITNMQQQIQQHQRQLYQALLMKQQLPSHSSSSSSSSSAGLHPPGGPAGGPGSGKSTLDPFTGPHQAPGLADTLHTKEPPSSPNAYSTYPLSGLNPNMNVNCMEVGGLSLKEPPQPQSRLSQWTHSNSMDNLSGNSSNMENNLSKHGAISAASTLGPPGKPPQLEDSYSPYNLISSSESPTSPLVPPDSWGQGKSPNEKISNGTNINWPPEFCPGVPWKGLQNIDPENDPNMTPGSVPSGPTINTNIHDVNRYLLRDRNGGKLSDMKSTWSPGPISQTPASLSHELWKVPQGPRSTTAPSRPPPGLTNTKHSSTWGGNSLGLAQGWSGSYSSEGTTWSTDSSSRASSWLVLRNLTPQIDGSTLRTLCMQHGPLITFHLNLTQGNAVVRYSSKDEAAKAQKSLHMCVLGNTTILAEFAGEEEVNRFFAQGQSLGANTTSWQANPGTNQNRMGGAAQSHTIGQWSGGGGGKASGSDMLWSGVPQYSSLWGPPSGEDARVIGSPTPINTLLPGDLLSGESM comes from the exons acatATCGCTACAGAGCGGCCCTGGTGCCCAGTATGAGACCTCCCATTGGGGAACCTCTTTGTCAGCTGACAGCTCCTCCAGTGCCAACAGCTGGGACACAGTGATTATTGACGGAAGTGACACAGAAGCTTGGCCCTCAATCAGCCGCAGTAGTGACCTCAGCCACCCTGCAGCACCAGAATGCCCCTTGGGCTCAACTAGTTCAAACGCAGACATCGGCGCTGTCCCTCCCgccagtagtagtagtagtagtagtagtagtagtagtagtagtagtagtagtagtagtagtagtagtagtagtagtagtggtagtttTCTGAGTATGGCCACAGGTGCTGCAGGCCAGCAGGCCCACTACCCCGCTCTCAAAGCTAACAGTAACATGATGACGGGACCTGGGTCAGCAAACACATTAGCTGGTAATAGAGGCTGGGGCTCAGATGGGAAACAAGATGGTATTAATGGTGGCCGTGTAGGAGCGCCCAATAACTGGGGCTCTTCCAATTTTAACTTGAATCTCAATCCCAATGCCAACCCGTCGGCCTGGCCTGTTCTGGGCCATGAGGGTAGTGGAGGCAGTGGTATTGGTGCCAATGGGTTGTCCAACTCCTCATCTCTCCCACCAGGTATTAATGGCAATGGAAACATAGGAAATGGGAGCCTGGGAGGTACAGATAATGGTGGGGGAGGTTGGGTTGGAATGATAagtgcaaatgaaaatgatcagCCGCACCCTTCAACCAACACAAGCTTGTCTTTCAATATGGAACCTTCTAACCTTAACACTGATGGACCAAACCACActaaacaacagcagcaagctCAGGAGCCTATGAGTCCTATCCATGGTTTAACTGGCTGGGGAGGCCAGTCACCCCCTGAATCATCCCAGCTAAATGGGGACACAACAGGCAGCTCTGTGTGGGGTAGTGGAGACAATAAGGCAGCTGATACCCCCAAGGACTCAGGCTGGGACTCAATGGCCTCTGGAGGCCTTTCTACGTGGGGCCGTCAAGGCAGTGGTGGCGGAAGTAGTGGAAGTGGAGGTTGGGGTGACTGGGGTAAATCCTCTGGTGGAGGAGACACATCTAAAGGCTGGGACTCAGTAGACGTCGGTAGTTCTGGCTCAGGCCAAGAGCAGCAACTTAGCTCATGGGGTCAGCAGCCTGGGACAGCCCCAGCAAGCGAGGGAAGCGGAGACAGCAGTGAAGGCCGATCTCACCATAGAGACAGGTCCTCTAGCATGGAATTTGCTCCTGTGCTACCCCGACAGGACCTGGACCCTAGGGTGCTGAGCAACTCAGGTTGGGGACAGACCCCCATCCGGCAGCACACTGTATGGGAGATGGAAGAAGCCAACTCTGATGATGGGGAAAgcaacagcagctcagacaccATAGGAGGCTTGAGCTCTAATGGTGGACCCACTTCCATCAATGGAGGTCCCATAAACATGGGCCCTAGTCAGAGGCCTGGATCTGGAGGAAAAAGTGACAGTGAAGGGTCTTCATCCTCTGGCTGGGGAGGCCCTCCACCTCAGCCAATACAGACTGGATCAGGATGGGGAGAACCTCCACAATCACTCAGCAAATCCTCAAATGGCACTACTAGTAGCTGGGGAGACCCTTTACCTACCAGTGGTCCTAAAAATGGGGGTACACCATCCTGGGGTTCTGAGGACAAGTCACCCAGCTGGGATGATGGCCCAACGAAAAGCCAGCCTACTTGCTGGGGAGAGGGCTCCAAAAGCTCTCATGGTTGGGGGAATGGTAATGGGGGTTCTAACGGATCCAGCACAGGAGACTGGGGAGAGCCAGAGGCAAAGAACAGTGGGTCCTCCAGCAGCATGTgggaaggagaaggagggaatGGAGGAAATGGTGGATGGAAGGAAAGCCCCAGAGGAGGAAATAGAGGAGGAGGCTGGAGTAAAACTGCTCCTCCTGTGAATAATAGCAGCTGGGGGGAGACCTCACGTGCCAATGGCCTAGTGCAGGGAGGCTGGGGATCTTCCAAGCCCCAggaaagcagcaacagcagcactggGAGTGGAGGTGGTGGCAGCATTGGTTCGTGGGGTGGTCCTGGTTCTGTAAAACAGAACACCCCTGGTTGGGGAAATGTGAACAAACAAGACCAGGGCACAGAGCCCACTGGGTGGGAAGagccctcccctccctccattCGTAGGAAGATGGAGATTGATGATGGAACATCCACCTGGGGTGATCCCAGCACTTACAACAAGACTGTTAACATGTGGGATCGAAACAATCCCACTAGTAACCCAGGCAACAGTGGACCACCTGCCAGTAAGAATGGCGGCATGATTATGcccaacaataacaacaacaatcaCTCTGTTAGCACTGGCAACAACAAATACCATCATGCTCACCTCATGCACCACCATGACCATCATGGCCAGCCCCCAACTCACCTGCAGCATCATGGAAACAACAATGGGTCACCTAGCAATGGAGCCTCACATCCTGGTGCAGCCCCTCAAGGTAGACCCCCCCTCGCAAACCCAG gttgGGGTGAACTTCCCAGTGTTCAGCCCAAGTCGGAGCCTTCTTGGGGAGAGCCAGCAGCTCCAAAATCAACTGTGGACAATGGCACCTCTGCCTGGGGCAAGCCCCCAGGTGGAGTAGGAAGATGGGGGGATGGTGGCCATGAGCCATCTGGAACCTATGGCAGGGCCAATGGACCCCCAGGTTCTGCACCCTGCAAACCAG GTCCCAAACCTATGCAAGATGGCTGGGGAAGTGGAGCAGAGGAGATAGGCATGTCTACCAGCCAATGGGACACTGAAGACGGGGACATGTGGAATAGCCCCACCTcccaggagagcagctcctcgTGCAACTCTTGGGGCAATGGACCCAAAAAGGGCCCAAGCAAG GGAAAGATGGGGAACAAGCCAGATGAGGCCTGGATTATGAATCGTCTGATCAAACAGCTCACTGACATGGGCTTTCCG AGAGACCCTGCCGAGGAGGCTTTGAAGAGCAACAACATGAACCTCGATCAGGCCATGA GCGCTCTGTTGGAGAAGAAGACGGACCTGGACAAACGGGGAATGGGCATGTCTGATTACAGCAACGGTATGAACAAGCCCCTGGTGTGTCGGCCCTCTGCAATCTCCAAAGATCCTTCCGACCGCACCACCTTCCTCGACAAG GATGGTGTTATGTCAGATGATGCCCCCCCATCACCGTTTCTGCCTTCCCCCAGCATGAAGCTCCCCCTGGCTAACAGTAGCCTTCCTGGGCAGGGTCTGGGACAGAGCAGCCCGGGGCTGGCCATGCAAAACTTGAACAATAGACAG ATACCCAGTGGAATGTTTGGCAGTAGTGGAGCAGCACAAACCCGGGccatgcagcagcagcctcctcagCCACCAGTGCCACCTCTCAGCTCCTCCCAGCCTAGTCTACGTGCTCAAGTGCCTCAGTTTCTCTCCCCTCAG GTCCAAGCACAGCTCTTGCAGTTTGCAGCAAAAAACATTGGTCTGAACCCTGCACTTTTAACCTCACCAATAAACCCTCAACAAATGACCCTGTTGTATCAACTTCAGCAATTGCAAATG GCGTACCAGCGTTTACAAATCCAACAGCAGATGATGCAGGCGCAACGCAATGTTTCCGGCCCCATTAGACAACAAGAGCAGCAA GTTGCACGTACAATCACCAACATGCAGCAGCAGATCCAGCAGCACCAGCGTCAGCTCTACCAGGCGCTGCTGATGAAGCAGCAACTTCCTTctcattcctcctcctcttcctcttcctcctccgcTGGTCTGCATCCCCCCGGTGGCCCTGCCGGGGGCCCTGGCTCCGGCAAATCAACCCTGGACCCTTTCACAGGCCCACACCAGGCTCCGGGCCTTGCCGACACACTGCACACCAAAGAGCCACCATCTTCGCCAAACGCCTACAGCACCTACCCTCTCT ctggACTGAATCCAAACATGAATGTAAACTGCATGGAGGTTGGGGGTCTCTCCCTAAAGGAGCCCCCTCAGCCCCAATCCCGCCTGTCCCAGTGGACACACTCAAACTCCATGGACAACCTCTCTGGCAACTCCTCAAACATGGAGAACAACCTCAGTAAACACG GTGCCATATCTGCTGCCTCTACCCTGGGCCCCCCTGGGAAGCCTCCCCAGCTGGAGGACTCATACAGCCCTTACAATCTAATATCCAGTTCTGAGTCCCCCACCAGCCCCCTGGTGCCACCAGACAGCTGGGGCCAGGGCAAGAGCCCCAATGAAAAAATCTCCAATGGGACCAACATTAACTGGCCCCCAG AGTTCTGCCCAGGTGTGCCATGGAAGGGTCTTCAGAACATTGACCCTGAGAATGACCCCAACATGACCCCTGGCAGCGTCCCCAGTGGTCCCACCATCAACACCAACATTCACGACGTCAACCGATACCTGCTGCGGGACAGGAATGGAG GTAAACTGTCTGACATGAAGTCCACCTGGTCCCCAGGGCCCATCTCCCAAACCCCGGCCTCTCTCTCCCATGAGCTGTGGAAAGTGCCCCAGGGGCCACGCAGCACCACAGCTCCTTCTAGACCCCCACCAGGTCTCACCAATACCAAGCACTCCTCCACCTGGGGTGGAAACTCGCTGGGCCTGGCCCAAGGCTGGAGTGGCTCCTACTCCTCTG agGGAACCACCTGGAGCACTGACAGCTCCAGCAGGGCCAGCAGCTGGCTGGTGCTGCGAAATCTCACCCCACAA ATTGATGGTTCAACTCTGCGGACCCTGTGCATGCAGCATGGACCCCTGATCACATTCCACCTCAACCTCACCCAGGGGAACGCCGTGGTGCGCTATAGTTCCAAGGACGAGGCCGCCAAAGCCCAGAAGTCTCTGCACAT GTGTGTGCTTGGAAACACCACCATCCTGGCAGAGTTTGCTGGCGAGGAGGAGGTGAACCGCTTCTTTGCACAAGGCCAGTCGCTAGGGGCAAACACCACTAGCTGGCAGGCCAACCCGGGAACCAATCAAAACCGCATGGGCGGGGCGGCACAGTCCCACACAATTGGCCAGtggagtggtggtggtggaggaaaGGCCAGCGGAAGCGACATGCTGTGGAGTGGGGTGCCCCAGTACTCTAGTCTGTGGGGGCCACCGAGCGGAGAGGACGCCCGTGTGATCGGGAGCCCCACCCCCATTAACACCCTGCTGCCCGGAGATCTGCTGAGTGGAGAGTCCATGTAG
- the tnrc6c2 gene encoding trinucleotide repeat-containing gene 6C protein isoform X1 yields MEEKKKKKQEEKIKKDVAQKKATDQKPKVPEPALTKPSPGPPHHLHPTSPTLPLSCSSSSSGNGKRASSSSQLPTQTPPQQCQLSSASARYPPREVPPRFRQQEHKQLLKRGQPLPAGALSALTLSSSSSPSSYHSSSSATTSSTTNSATSTAGKRHPDISLQSGPGAQYETSHWGTSLSADSSSSANSWDTVIIDGSDTEAWPSISRSSDLSHPAAPECPLGSTSSNADIGAVPPASSSSSSSSSSSSSSSSSSSSSSSSSGSFLSMATGAAGQQAHYPALKANSNMMTGPGSANTLAGNRGWGSDGKQDGINGGRVGAPNNWGSSNFNLNLNPNANPSAWPVLGHEGSGGSGIGANGLSNSSSLPPGINGNGNIGNGSLGGTDNGGGGWVGMISANENDQPHPSTNTSLSFNMEPSNLNTDGPNHTKQQQQAQEPMSPIHGLTGWGGQSPPESSQLNGDTTGSSVWGSGDNKAADTPKDSGWDSMASGGLSTWGRQGSGGGSSGSGGWGDWGKSSGGGDTSKGWDSVDVGSSGSGQEQQLSSWGQQPGTAPASEGSGDSSEGRSHHRDRSSSMEFAPVLPRQDLDPRVLSNSGWGQTPIRQHTVWEMEEANSDDGESNSSSDTIGGLSSNGGPTSINGGPINMGPSQRPGSGGKSDSEGSSSSGWGGPPPQPIQTGSGWGEPPQSLSKSSNGTTSSWGDPLPTSGPKNGGTPSWGSEDKSPSWDDGPTKSQPTCWGEGSKSSHGWGNGNGGSNGSSTGDWGEPEAKNSGSSSSMWEGEGGNGGNGGWKESPRGGNRGGGWSKTAPPVNNSSWGETSRANGLVQGGWGSSKPQESSNSSTGSGGGGSIGSWGGPGSVKQNTPGWGNVNKQDQGTEPTGWEEPSPPSIRRKMEIDDGTSTWGDPSTYNKTVNMWDRNNPTSNPGNSGPPASKNGGMIMPNNNNNNHSVSTGNNKYHHAHLMHHHDHHGQPPTHLQHHGNNNGSPSNGASHPGAAPQGRPPLANPGWGELPSVQPKSEPSWGEPAAPKSTVDNGTSAWGKPPGGVGRWGDGGHEPSGTYGRANGPPGSAPCKPGPKPMQDGWGSGAEEIGMSTSQWDTEDGDMWNSPTSQESSSSCNSWGNGPKKGPSKGKMGNKPDEAWIMNRLIKQLTDMGFPRDPAEEALKSNNMNLDQAMSALLEKKTDLDKRGMGMSDYSNGMNKPLVCRPSAISKDPSDRTTFLDKDGVMSDDAPPSPFLPSPSMKLPLANSSLPGQGLGQSSPGLAMQNLNNRQIPSGMFGSSGAAQTRAMQQQPPQPPVPPLSSSQPSLRAQVPQFLSPQVQAQLLQFAAKNIGLNPALLTSPINPQQMTLLYQLQQLQMAYQRLQIQQQMMQAQRNVSGPIRQQEQQVARTITNMQQQIQQHQRQLYQALLMKQQLPSHSSSSSSSSSAGLHPPGGPAGGPGSGKSTLDPFTGPHQAPGLADTLHTKEPPSSPNAYSTYPLSGLNPNMNVNCMEVGGLSLKEPPQPQSRLSQWTHSNSMDNLSGNSSNMENNLSKHGAISAASTLGPPGKPPQLEDSYSPYNLISSSESPTSPLVPPDSWGQGKSPNEKISNGTNINWPPEFCPGVPWKGLQNIDPENDPNMTPGSVPSGPTINTNIHDVNRYLLRDRNGGKLSDMKSTWSPGPISQTPASLSHELWKVPQGPRSTTAPSRPPPGLTNTKHSSTWGGNSLGLAQGWSGSYSSEGTTWSTDSSSRASSWLVLRNLTPQIDGSTLRTLCMQHGPLITFHLNLTQGNAVVRYSSKDEAAKAQKSLHMCVLGNTTILAEFAGEEEVNRFFAQGQSLGANTTSWQANPGTNQNRMGGAAQSHTIGQWSGGGGGKASGSDMLWSGVPQYSSLWGPPSGEDARVIGSPTPINTLLPGDLLSGESM; encoded by the exons acatATCGCTACAGAGCGGCCCTGGTGCCCAGTATGAGACCTCCCATTGGGGAACCTCTTTGTCAGCTGACAGCTCCTCCAGTGCCAACAGCTGGGACACAGTGATTATTGACGGAAGTGACACAGAAGCTTGGCCCTCAATCAGCCGCAGTAGTGACCTCAGCCACCCTGCAGCACCAGAATGCCCCTTGGGCTCAACTAGTTCAAACGCAGACATCGGCGCTGTCCCTCCCgccagtagtagtagtagtagtagtagtagtagtagtagtagtagtagtagtagtagtagtagtagtagtagtagtagtggtagtttTCTGAGTATGGCCACAGGTGCTGCAGGCCAGCAGGCCCACTACCCCGCTCTCAAAGCTAACAGTAACATGATGACGGGACCTGGGTCAGCAAACACATTAGCTGGTAATAGAGGCTGGGGCTCAGATGGGAAACAAGATGGTATTAATGGTGGCCGTGTAGGAGCGCCCAATAACTGGGGCTCTTCCAATTTTAACTTGAATCTCAATCCCAATGCCAACCCGTCGGCCTGGCCTGTTCTGGGCCATGAGGGTAGTGGAGGCAGTGGTATTGGTGCCAATGGGTTGTCCAACTCCTCATCTCTCCCACCAGGTATTAATGGCAATGGAAACATAGGAAATGGGAGCCTGGGAGGTACAGATAATGGTGGGGGAGGTTGGGTTGGAATGATAagtgcaaatgaaaatgatcagCCGCACCCTTCAACCAACACAAGCTTGTCTTTCAATATGGAACCTTCTAACCTTAACACTGATGGACCAAACCACActaaacaacagcagcaagctCAGGAGCCTATGAGTCCTATCCATGGTTTAACTGGCTGGGGAGGCCAGTCACCCCCTGAATCATCCCAGCTAAATGGGGACACAACAGGCAGCTCTGTGTGGGGTAGTGGAGACAATAAGGCAGCTGATACCCCCAAGGACTCAGGCTGGGACTCAATGGCCTCTGGAGGCCTTTCTACGTGGGGCCGTCAAGGCAGTGGTGGCGGAAGTAGTGGAAGTGGAGGTTGGGGTGACTGGGGTAAATCCTCTGGTGGAGGAGACACATCTAAAGGCTGGGACTCAGTAGACGTCGGTAGTTCTGGCTCAGGCCAAGAGCAGCAACTTAGCTCATGGGGTCAGCAGCCTGGGACAGCCCCAGCAAGCGAGGGAAGCGGAGACAGCAGTGAAGGCCGATCTCACCATAGAGACAGGTCCTCTAGCATGGAATTTGCTCCTGTGCTACCCCGACAGGACCTGGACCCTAGGGTGCTGAGCAACTCAGGTTGGGGACAGACCCCCATCCGGCAGCACACTGTATGGGAGATGGAAGAAGCCAACTCTGATGATGGGGAAAgcaacagcagctcagacaccATAGGAGGCTTGAGCTCTAATGGTGGACCCACTTCCATCAATGGAGGTCCCATAAACATGGGCCCTAGTCAGAGGCCTGGATCTGGAGGAAAAAGTGACAGTGAAGGGTCTTCATCCTCTGGCTGGGGAGGCCCTCCACCTCAGCCAATACAGACTGGATCAGGATGGGGAGAACCTCCACAATCACTCAGCAAATCCTCAAATGGCACTACTAGTAGCTGGGGAGACCCTTTACCTACCAGTGGTCCTAAAAATGGGGGTACACCATCCTGGGGTTCTGAGGACAAGTCACCCAGCTGGGATGATGGCCCAACGAAAAGCCAGCCTACTTGCTGGGGAGAGGGCTCCAAAAGCTCTCATGGTTGGGGGAATGGTAATGGGGGTTCTAACGGATCCAGCACAGGAGACTGGGGAGAGCCAGAGGCAAAGAACAGTGGGTCCTCCAGCAGCATGTgggaaggagaaggagggaatGGAGGAAATGGTGGATGGAAGGAAAGCCCCAGAGGAGGAAATAGAGGAGGAGGCTGGAGTAAAACTGCTCCTCCTGTGAATAATAGCAGCTGGGGGGAGACCTCACGTGCCAATGGCCTAGTGCAGGGAGGCTGGGGATCTTCCAAGCCCCAggaaagcagcaacagcagcactggGAGTGGAGGTGGTGGCAGCATTGGTTCGTGGGGTGGTCCTGGTTCTGTAAAACAGAACACCCCTGGTTGGGGAAATGTGAACAAACAAGACCAGGGCACAGAGCCCACTGGGTGGGAAGagccctcccctccctccattCGTAGGAAGATGGAGATTGATGATGGAACATCCACCTGGGGTGATCCCAGCACTTACAACAAGACTGTTAACATGTGGGATCGAAACAATCCCACTAGTAACCCAGGCAACAGTGGACCACCTGCCAGTAAGAATGGCGGCATGATTATGcccaacaataacaacaacaatcaCTCTGTTAGCACTGGCAACAACAAATACCATCATGCTCACCTCATGCACCACCATGACCATCATGGCCAGCCCCCAACTCACCTGCAGCATCATGGAAACAACAATGGGTCACCTAGCAATGGAGCCTCACATCCTGGTGCAGCCCCTCAAGGTAGACCCCCCCTCGCAAACCCAG gttgGGGTGAACTTCCCAGTGTTCAGCCCAAGTCGGAGCCTTCTTGGGGAGAGCCAGCAGCTCCAAAATCAACTGTGGACAATGGCACCTCTGCCTGGGGCAAGCCCCCAGGTGGAGTAGGAAGATGGGGGGATGGTGGCCATGAGCCATCTGGAACCTATGGCAGGGCCAATGGACCCCCAGGTTCTGCACCCTGCAAACCAG GTCCCAAACCTATGCAAGATGGCTGGGGAAGTGGAGCAGAGGAGATAGGCATGTCTACCAGCCAATGGGACACTGAAGACGGGGACATGTGGAATAGCCCCACCTcccaggagagcagctcctcgTGCAACTCTTGGGGCAATGGACCCAAAAAGGGCCCAAGCAAG GGAAAGATGGGGAACAAGCCAGATGAGGCCTGGATTATGAATCGTCTGATCAAACAGCTCACTGACATGGGCTTTCCG AGAGACCCTGCCGAGGAGGCTTTGAAGAGCAACAACATGAACCTCGATCAGGCCATGA GCGCTCTGTTGGAGAAGAAGACGGACCTGGACAAACGGGGAATGGGCATGTCTGATTACAGCAACGGTATGAACAAGCCCCTGGTGTGTCGGCCCTCTGCAATCTCCAAAGATCCTTCCGACCGCACCACCTTCCTCGACAAG GATGGTGTTATGTCAGATGATGCCCCCCCATCACCGTTTCTGCCTTCCCCCAGCATGAAGCTCCCCCTGGCTAACAGTAGCCTTCCTGGGCAGGGTCTGGGACAGAGCAGCCCGGGGCTGGCCATGCAAAACTTGAACAATAGACAG ATACCCAGTGGAATGTTTGGCAGTAGTGGAGCAGCACAAACCCGGGccatgcagcagcagcctcctcagCCACCAGTGCCACCTCTCAGCTCCTCCCAGCCTAGTCTACGTGCTCAAGTGCCTCAGTTTCTCTCCCCTCAG GTCCAAGCACAGCTCTTGCAGTTTGCAGCAAAAAACATTGGTCTGAACCCTGCACTTTTAACCTCACCAATAAACCCTCAACAAATGACCCTGTTGTATCAACTTCAGCAATTGCAAATG GCGTACCAGCGTTTACAAATCCAACAGCAGATGATGCAGGCGCAACGCAATGTTTCCGGCCCCATTAGACAACAAGAGCAGCAA GTTGCACGTACAATCACCAACATGCAGCAGCAGATCCAGCAGCACCAGCGTCAGCTCTACCAGGCGCTGCTGATGAAGCAGCAACTTCCTTctcattcctcctcctcttcctcttcctcctccgcTGGTCTGCATCCCCCCGGTGGCCCTGCCGGGGGCCCTGGCTCCGGCAAATCAACCCTGGACCCTTTCACAGGCCCACACCAGGCTCCGGGCCTTGCCGACACACTGCACACCAAAGAGCCACCATCTTCGCCAAACGCCTACAGCACCTACCCTCTCT ctggACTGAATCCAAACATGAATGTAAACTGCATGGAGGTTGGGGGTCTCTCCCTAAAGGAGCCCCCTCAGCCCCAATCCCGCCTGTCCCAGTGGACACACTCAAACTCCATGGACAACCTCTCTGGCAACTCCTCAAACATGGAGAACAACCTCAGTAAACACG GTGCCATATCTGCTGCCTCTACCCTGGGCCCCCCTGGGAAGCCTCCCCAGCTGGAGGACTCATACAGCCCTTACAATCTAATATCCAGTTCTGAGTCCCCCACCAGCCCCCTGGTGCCACCAGACAGCTGGGGCCAGGGCAAGAGCCCCAATGAAAAAATCTCCAATGGGACCAACATTAACTGGCCCCCAG AGTTCTGCCCAGGTGTGCCATGGAAGGGTCTTCAGAACATTGACCCTGAGAATGACCCCAACATGACCCCTGGCAGCGTCCCCAGTGGTCCCACCATCAACACCAACATTCACGACGTCAACCGATACCTGCTGCGGGACAGGAATGGAG GTAAACTGTCTGACATGAAGTCCACCTGGTCCCCAGGGCCCATCTCCCAAACCCCGGCCTCTCTCTCCCATGAGCTGTGGAAAGTGCCCCAGGGGCCACGCAGCACCACAGCTCCTTCTAGACCCCCACCAGGTCTCACCAATACCAAGCACTCCTCCACCTGGGGTGGAAACTCGCTGGGCCTGGCCCAAGGCTGGAGTGGCTCCTACTCCTCTG agGGAACCACCTGGAGCACTGACAGCTCCAGCAGGGCCAGCAGCTGGCTGGTGCTGCGAAATCTCACCCCACAA ATTGATGGTTCAACTCTGCGGACCCTGTGCATGCAGCATGGACCCCTGATCACATTCCACCTCAACCTCACCCAGGGGAACGCCGTGGTGCGCTATAGTTCCAAGGACGAGGCCGCCAAAGCCCAGAAGTCTCTGCACAT GTGTGTGCTTGGAAACACCACCATCCTGGCAGAGTTTGCTGGCGAGGAGGAGGTGAACCGCTTCTTTGCACAAGGCCAGTCGCTAGGGGCAAACACCACTAGCTGGCAGGCCAACCCGGGAACCAATCAAAACCGCATGGGCGGGGCGGCACAGTCCCACACAATTGGCCAGtggagtggtggtggtggaggaaaGGCCAGCGGAAGCGACATGCTGTGGAGTGGGGTGCCCCAGTACTCTAGTCTGTGGGGGCCACCGAGCGGAGAGGACGCCCGTGTGATCGGGAGCCCCACCCCCATTAACACCCTGCTGCCCGGAGATCTGCTGAGTGGAGAGTCCATGTAG